In the Paenibacillus sp. FSL R7-0337 genome, TCGTTACAATGCAAAATCATCCCAAAAGATATACCATTCTACATCGGGACATAAGGGTTGTGAAGCTTCTCATAGCCGATTGAGGTTCGCGGACCATGTCCGGGGAACACTCTCACTTCCTCATCCAGCCGGTAGAGCTTGCCGCGGATCGAGTCAATCAGATCCCGTTCTCTGCCGCCTGGAAGATCGGTACGTCCTACTCCCATTTTGAACAAGACATCACCGGCGAACAAATCATTCCCGCATAAAAAGCTGACGCTTCCCGGCGAATGTCCCGGCGTATGCATGACACGGAAAGAAAGGCCGAGCAGCTTCAGAATTTGGCCTTCCGCCAGATCGTACTCTGCTGGATCTGTGCTGATGGGAGGCGTGGTATCAGGCCACATCAAGGAGCCGTTCAGCTTCGGGCTGCCCAGCCACTCACTCTCCAGCGGATGGATATAGACTGGGCACTTCTTGGCTTTGCGGACCTCGTCCAGCCCGGCAATATGGTCGAAATGGGCATGTGTCAGCAGAATCGCCTCAATCTCCATTCCCTCGGCGCCGCGGAGAAGACCCGCAGGATTAGCCCCCGGATCAATGATGACACCGCGCTTAGGGTCTGCCCCCGTCAGAAGATAGGCATTGGTCTGGAGTGCCCCCAGATTATAAGAACGAATATTAAGCATCGGCATTAGAATCCGGAGATCAGACTGCGCAGCTCTTTGGCGATAACTGCGTGTGATTCCGTTCCTTCTCCGTAGGCTTGCCCCATTGCTTTGCGCACTTCGGTAATTTTGCTGTCATAGTCCGCTGCTTCGCGGTCCGGGTTCTCCCGTTTGAATTCTCTCATCAGGGTCTGGACATGCTCCGGACGCGGTCCCCACTGCCCCAGTACATAACCTCCGGTATCCGCAAAAATCACGATAGGAACGGAGCGTCCGCCCATGGTCAGGAAATTGTCCATCAGCTCCTGGTTCTCTTCGAGAATCAGCACTTCCGTCTTGATGCCCGCAGTCTCCAGAATCCGGAAGACGACCGGAACATTGCGGACCACATCTCCGCACCAGTCCGCAGCCAGAATCAGCACACGCAGATCATCACGGTGATTCAGGCTCTCGAAATATTCCCGGTCACTCTCGTCTTCCCAGGCGAACTTCTCATACCAGGCTTCAAAAGCCTGCTGGTTCTTCGTCATGGCTTCCACGAACTGGCGCGGAGTCAGGCCTTGGCCAAATTTGGATGCTACATTCTGCTTCATACTGCACTACCCTTCTTTTTGGATTTGTACCACTTGAACAGGAAATACAGAATAATTACCGCAATAGCGCCAAGAAGAATCTCATGAGTGTACTTGGCTGCGACCTCATCAATGGTCTTCCACTTGTCCCCAAGCGTATACCCCAGATAGACAAACAACGCGCTCCACGGAATGACTGCAAGGGTTGTCAGCATAGTGAATTTGCCCAGCGGCATGCGGGAAATACCGGCCGGAACGGAGATGGCATGACGGACAACCGGGATAAAGCGGGCTGTAAAAATCACACCGGTCCCATACTTTTGAAACCATTCTTCGGAGTGGTCAATATGCTTTTTGGAGATGAAAATGTACTTGCCGTACTTCTCCAGCACAGGCCTGCCGCCATAACGGCCAATCCAATAAACAAAGATCTGGGCGATGACTCCCCCGACGGTACCGAACAGCACCGCACCAAAAAAGTTAATATCGCCTTGTGAAACCAAATAGCCGCCAAAAGCCAGGACAATCTCACTTGGAATGACTTCAATCATAAGGCCGATCATAATCCCGAAGTAACCCAAAGACTGAATCCATTCAAACAATTGTGAAATGACATCAGATATAAAGTGCACTGCAGGTCTCCTCCCGTATGGCGTAATAGCCTGGTATTCTGCTAGCAGAACCCATCTGCTTAACCGCTCTATGTATCCAGCTTCTCCTAGCCTATTCTAGCATATGCAGGCTTACGACTTCTACTTAAGGAATACAAGCGTAAACGGCTCTGCTGTTCTTTTAAAGAACGGTAGCGGTTCGGCGGGAAATAGAAGGATAATTTATAGCGTGAAGCATATAAATTCCTCTATTTGGAAGAAAAGCGCCTTCGCGTGAGTTTCTGCATTGACAAAGATTGGAATCGAGTCATATTATATATTTAGATAATTATTTAAATATCGAAAGGAGGATATGGAGTTGAATGAATCGTTCAAAGCGCTCGCCGACCCGACCCGGAGGCAAATTCTCCGGCTGCTGCGTGAAAAGGACCGGACGGCCGGGGAAATCGCCGATTTTTTCAATATGACGAAGCCCAGCATCTCTCACCACCTCAATGCGCTGAAGCACGCGGGGCTGGTGCAGGACGAACGTAACGGGCAATTCATCGTCTATTCGCTGGACTCCACGGTACTTGAAGAGGTGCTTGGCTGGTTCCTGGAATTGACGGGTACAGGCAAGGGAAGCAGGGACCATCAACCGGAAGCTCAGACGGAGGCTGGCTCAAAGGGCTCCGGGACCAAAGGGAAAAGTGAACCGCACGCTATTAAACATACGGAGGATGAACATTGATGAAGAATTTCACATGGAAGTGGCAGGATACGCTGATTGTCATTCTCGGGCTCCTCTCACTGGGCTACGCGCTGGTGAATTACGGCAAGCTGCCGGATCAGCTGCCCGCCCAATTCAGTATAACGGGCAAGGTCAATACTTACTGGAGCAAGGGTTCGGTTATTGCCTTGTTCTCTTTTTTGGGCTTGATTTTCCCGCTCGCGATGCAGTTCATACGCAATGTTGACCCTAAGGGAGAGAATTATAATAAGTTCCCGGGCGCTTACAAAATGATCCGTCTCACCGTTGCCGTCATCTGTGATGCCGCCCTTGTCCTGTCGGTCAGTTACGGGCTGGATGTGCAATTTCCTGCAGGAAAATGGGCTACTGTAAGCATAGGGCTGCTGCTGGCTGTAATCGGAAATTTCCTGCCGCAGATCAGGGATAATTATTTCACGGGAGTCCGCACGCCCTGGACGCTGCATAACCCTGCCGTATGGCGGAGAACCCACCGTTTCTCCGGAAGGATGTGGGTGACCGGCGGTCTGCTGATTGCGCTTGCGGCCTTCATGCCCGTTACGCTGTCCATCAGCATGATCATCACCGCTCTGGTAATCATGATTATACTCCCTATTGTGTACTCATGGCTGATCTCGCGGCGTGTTAAAGCTTGAGATTAGTCGGGGGATGGGTAGGAACTGAGGCTCGGGTGAGGGGCGGCTGTGGGAAGTCCTAGGGTGAGGGTGAGACTGCGGTCATTGTGCTGCTAGGTTCACCGCAGCGGCGATCAAGCCCCGAGTTCAATATGAGGCGCGTCTTATTTATTATTGGAGCTAAGTGACGCCTGGGACTGTAAATGTGTTAACTCAAGATAGATCCCTTCGCTCTGCGGAAGTAGGGTGAAGTTGCGGTCATTATGCTGTGGTCCTCTGTCCTCCTCCTTGGTGGTTAGCAGGCTGTACTGCCGCATCAGCTCTAGTCCCGCCGCCGCGCTATCCTCCGCTATACGTCTGTCTCCCTCTGCCAAGCTGCGTTCCCCCATCTCAAGCATTCCTCTTAAAGCAGCAAGCCTTCTGGCAGCATTAAAGTGATCCGTCTGTTGACTGCGGCGGACCCAGTACAGCGCTTCTCCAGGATTACCGCCCCGCAGATAACTTGCCGCAAGCTCCCCATGGAGAGCAACATCCCCTGGAGAGAATGACAGGCTTCGCAACAACAGATCAACCCCCTGCTTCTGTGGAAGCAGACGCGATAAAGCAACCGCAGCCTGAGGCTCTCTCGGATTCCATCTCAGTGATTCCTGCAGCAGCTTAATTCGTATCGCAGGATCACTCTCCCTAACCGCCTGCTTGAATAAGGCAGACCCCTTCATTGCCTCGAAGGAAAGACCGCTGCACAGAAGGGTCAGCCCGCAGAAAACGCTTATGCCTGCATAAACCCATAATCGGTGAGGCCACTTCCTTCGCTGGCAAGGACGCTTGCTGCGCTGCCAACGGGAGTCATGCAGAGCTGTAGAGTCAACCGTCCTAATAGTCAGGCTATTTGCTTCGGCAAATGCCCAAGCGGGCAACAGGAGCAGCAGCAACCAGACCAGTCCATAGCTCCAGTCGAAATCAGCTGCGCTATGCAGAATGATCACGAGCAGAGGCGGAAGCAGCCTTGGTGACGCCTTGAATACCAGCCCTCCTGCGGCCAGGAGCAGCAGGAGGACTGCAGCCAGACCCGCCATCCCGAGGTTCAGCAGGATGTCGAGGTAACCGCTGTGCACCTGGCTGCCCACGTAGGGGCGTGACTGGGCGGCAAGGTACGTATGCCGCCAGGTCTCACCCCCGCGCCCCAGCCAGGGCGCCTCTGCCGCGAGCTTCCAGGCGTCGCGGTAGAACAGTCCGCGCGCGTCGGCCGTCGGTGACGGCCCGGTGATCCGCGCGCGTACCAGCAGCAGGACGGCGCTGGCCGCCGCCGTCCAGCCCGCCGCCGCCAGTGCCAGCACGGCGGCGCGGGACCCGCCCGCCGCATGGCAGCTGCGGCGGTGCAGCCATAGGCCGGCCAGCCACGCGCCGGCCCAGAGCCCGGCCAGCAGCAGCAGGCCGGGCAAGGGCTCTACCGCCAGCCCGGAGCGGGCCAGCTGGCGGTAGAGCAGCGCCGCCGCGGCAACGGGGGCGGCGCCGGTGATTAGAAGCGGCACGAACAGTTGCCGCTTCAGGAGAAGGGCTGCGGCGCCGGCGGCAGCCGCAGCCAGCCATGCGCCGCGCGACTCGCTGAGCAGCAGCGCGGCGGCGTACGGGAAGAGCGGCAGCAGGCGCGCCGCTCTTAGCCAGTGCGCAGCGGACCAGGTTCTGGTCCGCTCTCCATGGGTGCCTGCACCTCCACTCACCTTGCCCGCTCTGCTGACACCAGCACGCGCCGAACTATTGCTGCACGTACCCGAACCCTCTGCACCTACCTCACCCGCTCCACTGACATCCATACGCTCAGCATTATTTCCCGCATCCGCACCTTCTGCACCTAACTCATCTACTCCGCTGACACTCGCACGCACCGCACTGCTGCCTGCATCTCCCTTTTCTACTCCGGCTACAGCCACGCCTCCAAGCGCACCATTCTTCTCCCCATCCGCTGCTTTCCCAGAATCTCCAGACCCGAAGCTATAAGCGGCAGCAAACAGCCGTTCCAGCAGATACACAGCCATCACCGCACCAAAGGCATTCGGATACTGAAGCAGCCCGGCCAGCCTCGCACCAGTGGCACTGACTCCGGGAGATTGGGTATACGCCACCGCATAAGGAACCGGGAGACCTCCGCAGACCGCCAAAAGAGCCGACAAACTAATAGTGATTCCAAGCATATGCCACACTGCTGCAAGAAGAGTTCCTCCCCGACGGGTTCTTGCCGCCAACAAAGCGAATGTCACAAAGCTAGTGTAGAAGCCTGAGCGCAGCATTTCATGTAGTGTTCCTTGCGCAGATACAGGACTGCCCAGTGCCTGGATAGCATACAAGAGACAGAGTAGCAGACAACCGCTGAGTAACCCCCATACAGCCAGCCCCCTCCCTCTACCTGCACTGCCAGCCAGCTCCCGTATATTCTCTCTGCGTTCAGACTGCTCCTCTACTTGTACCCCTCTACCACCCGCCATATAGATAAGTAGCAATCCCAGTAAGACTCCGCATAAGCCAAACCACACCGTCAGGAACAAATACATCTCCCCGGTGAAAAAGAACCCTCTCAGCACACAGGCCGCCATCCCCGCTGCTGTTAACGCCAACCCGCAAACCAAAGTAACCAACCAATCACTTTGCCGTCCATACCTGTTCGCCCGCATCCTAAATCTCCTATTGCTCATGATGCTTAACAGTCTGCCCATATTTACCGGAAATCAGAAGAGGCAGCCAATCCGCACGAGTTAGCTCACACGCTCAATTGAGGAGCACCATCCAGCCTCGAACCGCAAAAAAACAGCCGCCCCCATCAGGAAGCAGCCGGTCTGTCATACCCTAAACTATTCAACACATGAATTAAGCTTCCAGACTGCCGGCGGGCAGCAGATCGGAGCAGACGCGCTCCAGGTAAGGCTTGGCACCGAGGAAATCGCGGAATGCGGTGTATTCGCGCCATTTGGCAGCCTGGTCACCGCTGTCGCTGCGGACGGCGCGGATCAGGATGTTCTTCGGGGTATGCTCCATGTCGATGAATTCCAGCAGCTGGCTGCGGTAGCCCATCAGGTCCAGCAGCTTCGCCCGGATTGCATCGGTGGCGAGCGCCGAGAACCGCTCCTTCAGGATACCGTGTGACAGCAGCGGATTCAGTACCTCGCTCTCGACCTGCGCGAACAGCTCATGCTGGCAGCAGGGCACCGATAGGATTACCGATGCGCCCCAGCGCACGGCCTTCTCCAGTGCTGCATCGGTGGCGGTATCGCAAGCATGCAGCGTAACCACCATGTCCACCTGATCCAGCTCATTATAGTCAGCGATATCACCCACCAGGAACTTCAGCCGGTCATAGCCCAGCCTGGCCGCCAGCGCATCGCAGTGCGCAATGACATCCGCCTTAAGGTCAAGGCCGACAATATTCAGCTCCCGCTGCTCGCGGACGGCGAGATAGTGATACAGCGCGAAGGTCAAATAAGACTTGCCGCAGCCAAAATCCACAATCGTCAGCGGACGGCCTGCCGGCAGATCACCCAGCACATCCTGAACCATCTCCAGGAACCGGTTGATCTGGCGGAACTTATCATATTTTTTGGCCAGTACCTTGCCTTCGCTGTTCATAATACCAAGCTCGACCAGGAACGGCACCGGCTCCCCCTCATCCAGCACATACTGCTTCCGGCGGTTATGGGCCAGATCGGGCGCTTCCTGCTTGCTGGCTGATTTGGTCAGAATAGATACCTTGTATTTCTTGCTGATCAGCACCTGATAGTCGGCACCGGCCGTACACAGCAGACCTTGGCGGAAGGTGTCCCTCAGCAAAGAGAGCATCTCTTCGGCGGCCTCATCTGCGGGAATGTTGCGGTGTTCGACCTTAGGGCCGATATAATAGGCAAACTGATAATGCAGCTTCCCTTTTAGCTCAACAGGCTTAACCTGTACTTTATTGTAGGCAGCATCGCCCTTACTGCGCAGTTGGCTTAGTGTAGCCGTAATCAGAGTGCGGCCGGTTATCACTTGCTCGATCAATTCCTTCAAAGCTTCCAAATGGGTACATCTCACTTTCGGATATATAAAATAGAGCACGTAGTCTCCTGAATATCGTTACATTATAGCATTAACTGTCAGCTTGCTCCATTCTTCCCTGCCCTGCTGCACTTCCTCTACAGGAAGACCGCCCCGGGCTAACTGCTCCGGACTTAAAAGCAGCAGCCGTCCGTACAGCTCCCTGCCTTCCTCCGCTACATTCTCCCCCTGCTCCCAGAGCCGGTAGAGACTGTTCTCCGCCTTGGCGTAATGTCCCAGAGATTCGTGGTAAGCCATCAGGAGACGTTCGGTCTTGGCGGGAAGGCGGTACGGCTCTACTTCCTCAAGCAGCTCATTGATCTCTTCCGTCATATTCAGCAGCTCACGGTCCGCACCATGAAGACCGGCATAGATGAATAAATGCAGGGAACGCATCGCCCTGAACAGGGCTGCATCCCGGTCTCCTTTGGCCGCGTATATCCCGCCTTCCTCCTTGAGCAGCCGGGCTACCCCTTGCAGCTTGTCGGCCTCAAGCACCCCTCCAAGACGAAACATATCAATAATATCCTCTACGGACAACGAATTGAGCAGACGCGAATTCAGGCGAAAATGCCGCATCAGCAGCTCATCTACTTCCCACAGGGCCTCCGTTGTTTTTTTATCCTGCTTCAAGGTCAGCACCTTGGCGACCATAGCTGTCATATCCTCGATCATCCGCACAATATAATCTCTCCGGAACATACTGAGCTCCTTTCGTCACGCAACTGCTTCTCTTCTGTATCCTCTGCTTGCTGTTGGACTCATCTTAAACCATTCGTCTCTCCGGCGCCACTCTGCGGAGTTAAGTCTTGACCCCACTATAATGATAAACTATAATTCAGTTACCTAATCTGCATTACAGATCGAACTATTTAACAGATCGAAATTTGGATACAGATGGTATACATGTTAATACGGACCCTACAGAGGAGGCTTATTGATGACCAGGCCAACCGGCAAAACGCAAGACTCGACCACAGCAGCCGTTTCAGATCAACAGGATCTGCATACAAGCAACCAGCTTTTGAACGTTACGCCGGAACAGGATAAGCTGCTGGAGAGCGCCTTACGGATTAAGATTATGCACACGCTGTCGGCAGAGCCGCTTACCTCCAAGCAGGTTGCGGAGAAGCTGAACAAGACTCCGGGTAATATTCACTACCATATCGTCAAGCTCTATGAAGGCGGTCTGCTGGAGCTTGTCCGTACAGAAGCCGCAGGAGGCATCATTCAGAAATTCTACCGTTCCAAAGGTACGATGTTCCACCCGGAGGCGCTTCGCAGCCTTCACTTCCGCAAAGAAGACCAGACCCGGCATTTCACTACCAGACTCACTCTCTCTCCTCAGGAGCTTGCGGAATTCCACCAGGAGCTGCTGCAGCTGATTACCGCCTGGGAGTCCAAGGTAACGGAAGGTGAGGAATACGGTGTGGAAGTGATGCTGGGCCGTCTGCAGTCTGCCGATTCTGCTGCGCAGCCGGAAGAGGAGGCACAGCAATAGATGAGCACCGCTGGCCCTTCCGGACAACCGAAGCATCATCCGCTTGGGGGCTTCGCCGCCCCTTTCCGGCAATCCCGCGCCTTTCCTTACCTGTGGCTGGGACATTTAGTTTCTTTTTTGGGCAGCTCGGTAACCATGGTTATCCTGCCTGTCCTAGTCTATTCCCTGACCGGCTCCACCACCATTATGGGGATGGTCATGGCCGCCTATATGCTGCCTAATGTAATCATGCTGCCGGTATCCGGACATATTGTCGACCGCTACGACCGGGTACGGATTATGATGCTGGCTGATATTGCCCGGTTCATCGTTATGATTACGACGGCTGTGCTCTCCTTGACCGGAGTACTGAGCATTCCGTTGCTCTATGGACTTGTTGCCTGCTATGGCCTGCTGGACGGCTTATTCCAGCCCGCCTACGCTGCCGTCCGCGCTACCGTATTCACTCCGGATATCCGCGTAGCAGCGAATTCTTTAACTCAGATCACGACCCAGTCCGTGCGGCTGATCGGTCCCGCGTTAGGGGGACTGCTGATTACCCACCTGTCCGCAGGCTTCGGCTTCGGAATTGATGCCTTCACCTATCTTATCTCCCTCATCTGCCTAATCTATCTGCGCAGAGTGATGATGACCCGGCTGCAGTCTGCTGCCGCTGAGACTGGAATCCCGGCTAAGCCTGCTGCCGGGACCTCTCCAGCTCCGCACTGGAGGCAGGATTTCGCCGAAGGAATACTTGTTCTTCGCAGCCAGCCCTGGCTCTGGATTACAATTCTCGCCTTCTGCTTCGTCAATATATGTTATACGGGCGTAATCAGCGTCCTTCTTCCCTGGCTGTTCAAGGTCCATCACGGCTGGCCTCCTTATCTCTACGGCCTGGCCGTTACTTTCTCCGGTGTCGGGGCCATAACGGCCGGCCTGCTGTACGGCCTGCGGCCACAATGGAATCACCGCGGCATCCTGGCTTACGGCGGCGCCATGATCAGCGGGGCTGCCCTGCTGCTGCTCCCGTTCGCAGGCACCCCGGCAGCAGCCATCGCCTTATTTACCGTAGAAGGCTTCGGATTAATGATCTTCGGGCTGATCTGGGAGATCAGCCTGCAGGAGCTTGTTCCGAAGGAAGCCTTCGGACGGGTAGCCAGTCTGGATATGTTCGGGTCCTTCGCCCTGCTGCCGGTCGGATATATCTTAGTCGGCTGGCTGGCCGACCGGATCGGAGGAGTACCGACCATTATTATTTTTTCCGGCCTGGGCCTCTCCTGTGTTGCCCTGGTGCTGTGCGTTCCGGCGATCCGTAAGTTTCAATAGAATCCAGCCAAGTAGAAACGGCTTTGCCGTCCCTTTAAAGGACGGTACCGTTTCAGCGAGAAATAGAAGGATAATTTATCATGTGAAACATATAAATTCTTATATTTGCACAACAAACAGAAGGCAGCACCCGCGGGAGAGCGGAAGTGCTGCCTTCTGTCACTAATGCCTGATGTAGTTTACTTCTTCACAGGCGTATGCACGAAATCCTTAATAATCTTCGCCAGCTGCTCCGGTGCTTCAAACATGCCCATATGGCCGACACCCGGGAGCGTCACCTTGGTGATGTTCCGGTTGTCTGAAGTGAACGTACGCTCCGGTGTCACCTTCGAATCCTCTGCTCCGGCAACCAGCAGCACTGGAAGCGCCGTTGCCGAGATTACATCGCGACGGTCCGGGCGCTCACGCATCGCCAAGGACGCGCCAACCGCGCCTTGCGGCGGAGTCTTGTAGCCAATCTCCTTGGCACGTTCCAGCAGCTTGGGTTCCACTCCAGGGGCAAAGAGTCCAGGCACCAGCTGATCCACAAAAGCAAAGATGCCTTCGCTCTGGATCATGGTGACGCTCTTCAACCGGTTCTCCTTGGCCTCTTCACTGTCCGGATAACCGGAGGAATGAATCAGCCCGAAGCCCTTCAACCGGGAGGCATGGCGCTGGGCAAACGAAAGGGTAATATAGCCTCCGAGCGAATGTCCCAGCAGATAACATTCTTGAATCTCCAAGGCATTCAGCAGCGACAGCACATCATCAGCCATCTGCTCGATGGTATAGGCTCCAAGCGGAGCATCCGAAGCCCCGTGCCCGCGCAAATCCGGGGCAATGACACGGTAATGGGCAGTCAGGCTTGGAATCACCTTTTCCCAGTACTCGGCACTCCCGCAGAATCCATGCAGCAGTACGATTACATCCCCTTTGCCTTGATCACTGTAGCAGATGTTGCTTCCCTCGCATCGAACATTTTCCATGGCTGCTTACCCTCTTTCTATGTAGTGGTCTATATTAATAAGCTAGAACAAGCTGATTTGAAACGCTCTCAATCCATAAGTCCAAATCCCTGGGCGGCTGCCTTGGCAATCTGATCTGCCATAACCATTACCCGGTAGAGCGGGGTAGTCTGTATCGTACGGTAAGGGCGCGGGCTGTTCACATCAACGATTGCTGCCAGACTGTAATTTCCTACAGCAGGCAGGAGTCCTCCTACCGATTCTGCCGGACGCAGCGGCTGCGCTGCCGCAAAATAGCAGCCCAGTGCGGCCGGCGGTCCCAGACAGGCATCGACAGCGATAATAATCTGCCCTTCCGGAATCTCTGTTATCCGCTGAATCAGATTATCCGCATCACAGGGCGCCGGAAGCGTACCCGTTACATTCGGAAATCCGTACTCCAGCAGGCGGCTTCCCGTGAGCGGCCCCAGCGCATCTCCGGTGGAGCGGTCTGTTCCGATACAGAGGAAGGTCAGCTGCTCAGCAGAATACACGTCTGCGATCCCGCGGAAGAAAGCCGCCAGCTCCCCGGCATCCATTTTACGCCGTTTCCTGCTCTCTTCTTCTCTGATGGCCAAAGACTCTCTCCCCCTTACTCAGCAGCCTGTTATATTTACCTTTAATTTAACATGTTTGCGTGATCTGGACAAAAAAAATGGTCATCCCCTGCCCAAACATGTTAAGATATTTGAACTATACCAGTTCAAATTCTATATTACTCAGGAAGGACGGTTAGACTCAATGGATTTGTCGAACCCAAGCCAGGAGAACGTTGAATATATGATTGAGGGAATCAAAAACAAGCTGAAAATGGCCAGTGCTGCTGCAATGCAGGCGTCAGCCTTTTCGGTGGAGCAGTATGAGGATATTCAGGATATTTACGAGGTGGCAATGGGCAGTGACCGGCTCAGTATCTCCCAGGTGGAGGCGATTGTCTCAGAGCTTGGCCGCCTGCGCAAGAAGTAGCACCTGCTCAGAAAGCCCTTCAGCTTCATTGTCCGTAAGACGGGACGTTGATGCTGAAGGGCTTTTATGTGCTGCAATAATAATCTTGCTGTCACGCTCCGGCTGCTATGGGAGATCAATCAGAATAAATTCTGCATCCCCTGAACTGCTTATGCCTTTGAGCGTAAGCTCGCAGCTCTTACGGATACGCGCCGCATCCCCCTGTTGGAGCTGGAATGTACCATCCGCGCATGAGATCTCCAGATTCCCGGAAATAACATACAGATGGGTGCGCCGCTCTTCCTGCTGGGGATAACTCACCTCCCGGTTCGTCTGCAGAATGGACAGGTAGATGTTAACATCATTGTCCAGTTGAAGCGAGCCCTGAGTCCCTTCGCCTGAAGCCACAGGCAGCAGATGGTTGAGCTTAAGCTCTGCCGGGAAGAACCGGGCATCCCATTTCGGGGTCTTTCCAGGCCGGTCAGGCAAAAGCCAGATCTGCAGGAACCGGACATCCGCATGGCCTGACGGATTCGTCTCCGAATGGTTAATGCCTGTTCCTGCGCTCATCAGCTGTACACTTCCTGCCTGCAGATCTGCATGATTCCCCAGATCATCCTGATGCTTCAGCACACCGGATACCACATATGTGATAATCTCCAGATCATGATGCGGGTGCTCATGCATGCCTTGCTCCGGCTTCAACTCATTGTCGTTATGCGCCAGCAGGGCACCGAAGTGGGCGTTGCTGGGATCATCATAATCGGCAAAGGAGAAGCTGAATTCACTGTGTATCCATTCTCTATTCGAAGTATGACGCTCGGCTGCTGTGACTACTTTAATCATAATGCTGCACCTCCATAGATGTTGTTATTTTATCAATATCCTAAGCAGGGGAATGAATGCTCCTCAATATGAGATGTATATAGGCGCTATAATTTACTATTTCTTACCCCCTTCCCTTCGTGATCAATCAAACTTGTAAAGCCGCAAATTCTTCGGAATTAGGTTAGAAAAGCACGATTTTGACAGCGATGCTTCTTTATCCTCCGGCAATCTTTGCCAAGCTATTCCGCTGTTTCAGCCGATAGCCCAAAGTTTATATACGAAGTAAGAACATTCAGGCTAACCTGAATTGGAATGACAATTCTGATAAGGAGTGATTGATAATGAATAAAGCAGAGAAGGAATTTCCGGTAGAAAGCGGCAGCACGTTCTTTAAAGGGATCTTCATCGGCGGTCTGCTCGGAGCAGCAGCGGCCCTGTTATTCGCACCGAAGCCAGGGCGTGAGATGCGCAGTGACCTGTCCGACAAGCT is a window encoding:
- a CDS encoding SdpI family protein, which translates into the protein MKNFTWKWQDTLIVILGLLSLGYALVNYGKLPDQLPAQFSITGKVNTYWSKGSVIALFSFLGLIFPLAMQFIRNVDPKGENYNKFPGAYKMIRLTVAVICDAALVLSVSYGLDVQFPAGKWATVSIGLLLAVIGNFLPQIRDNYFTGVRTPWTLHNPAVWRRTHRFSGRMWVTGGLLIALAAFMPVTLSISMIITALVIMIILPIVYSWLISRRVKA
- a CDS encoding SAM-dependent methyltransferase, translating into MEALKELIEQVITGRTLITATLSQLRSKGDAAYNKVQVKPVELKGKLHYQFAYYIGPKVEHRNIPADEAAEEMLSLLRDTFRQGLLCTAGADYQVLISKKYKVSILTKSASKQEAPDLAHNRRKQYVLDEGEPVPFLVELGIMNSEGKVLAKKYDKFRQINRFLEMVQDVLGDLPAGRPLTIVDFGCGKSYLTFALYHYLAVREQRELNIVGLDLKADVIAHCDALAARLGYDRLKFLVGDIADYNELDQVDMVVTLHACDTATDAALEKAVRWGASVILSVPCCQHELFAQVESEVLNPLLSHGILKERFSALATDAIRAKLLDLMGYRSQLLEFIDMEHTPKNILIRAVRSDSGDQAAKWREYTAFRDFLGAKPYLERVCSDLLPAGSLEA
- a CDS encoding thioredoxin family protein is translated as MKQNVASKFGQGLTPRQFVEAMTKNQQAFEAWYEKFAWEDESDREYFESLNHRDDLRVLILAADWCGDVVRNVPVVFRILETAGIKTEVLILEENQELMDNFLTMGGRSVPIVIFADTGGYVLGQWGPRPEHVQTLMREFKRENPDREAADYDSKITEVRKAMGQAYGEGTESHAVIAKELRSLISGF
- a CDS encoding DedA family protein; protein product: MHFISDVISQLFEWIQSLGYFGIMIGLMIEVIPSEIVLAFGGYLVSQGDINFFGAVLFGTVGGVIAQIFVYWIGRYGGRPVLEKYGKYIFISKKHIDHSEEWFQKYGTGVIFTARFIPVVRHAISVPAGISRMPLGKFTMLTTLAVIPWSALFVYLGYTLGDKWKTIDEVAAKYTHEILLGAIAVIILYFLFKWYKSKKKGSAV
- a CDS encoding MBL fold metallo-hydrolase, whose product is MLNIRSYNLGALQTNAYLLTGADPKRGVIIDPGANPAGLLRGAEGMEIEAILLTHAHFDHIAGLDEVRKAKKCPVYIHPLESEWLGSPKLNGSLMWPDTTPPISTDPAEYDLAEGQILKLLGLSFRVMHTPGHSPGSVSFLCGNDLFAGDVLFKMGVGRTDLPGGRERDLIDSIRGKLYRLDEEVRVFPGHGPRTSIGYEKLHNPYVPM
- a CDS encoding DUF6483 family protein; the encoded protein is MFRRDYIVRMIEDMTAMVAKVLTLKQDKKTTEALWEVDELLMRHFRLNSRLLNSLSVEDIIDMFRLGGVLEADKLQGVARLLKEEGGIYAAKGDRDAALFRAMRSLHLFIYAGLHGADRELLNMTEEINELLEEVEPYRLPAKTERLLMAYHESLGHYAKAENSLYRLWEQGENVAEEGRELYGRLLLLSPEQLARGGLPVEEVQQGREEWSKLTVNAIM
- a CDS encoding O-antigen ligase family protein, translated to MRANRYGRQSDWLVTLVCGLALTAAGMAACVLRGFFFTGEMYLFLTVWFGLCGVLLGLLLIYMAGGRGVQVEEQSERRENIRELAGSAGRGRGLAVWGLLSGCLLLCLLYAIQALGSPVSAQGTLHEMLRSGFYTSFVTFALLAARTRRGGTLLAAVWHMLGITISLSALLAVCGGLPVPYAVAYTQSPGVSATGARLAGLLQYPNAFGAVMAVYLLERLFAAAYSFGSGDSGKAADGEKNGALGGVAVAGVEKGDAGSSAVRASVSGVDELGAEGADAGNNAERMDVSGAGEVGAEGSGTCSNSSARAGVSRAGKVSGGAGTHGERTRTWSAAHWLRAARLLPLFPYAAALLLSESRGAWLAAAAAGAAALLLKRQLFVPLLITGAAPVAAAALLYRQLARSGLAVEPLPGLLLLAGLWAGAWLAGLWLHRRSCHAAGGSRAAVLALAAAGWTAAASAVLLLVRARITGPSPTADARGLFYRDAWKLAAEAPWLGRGGETWRHTYLAAQSRPYVGSQVHSGYLDILLNLGMAGLAAVLLLLLAAGGLVFKASPRLLPPLLVIILHSAADFDWSYGLVWLLLLLLPAWAFAEANSLTIRTVDSTALHDSRWQRSKRPCQRRKWPHRLWVYAGISVFCGLTLLCSGLSFEAMKGSALFKQAVRESDPAIRIKLLQESLRWNPREPQAAVALSRLLPQKQGVDLLLRSLSFSPGDVALHGELAASYLRGGNPGEALYWVRRSQQTDHFNAARRLAALRGMLEMGERSLAEGDRRIAEDSAAAGLELMRQYSLLTTKEEDRGPQHNDRNFTLLPQSEGIYLELTHLQSQASLSSNNK